Proteins found in one Etheostoma spectabile isolate EspeVRDwgs_2016 chromosome 14, UIUC_Espe_1.0, whole genome shotgun sequence genomic segment:
- the LOC116702071 gene encoding cyclic AMP-responsive element-binding protein 5 isoform X3, which produces MATLRRSKLLYDMNDKQDRPYMCGAPGCSQRFQLEEHLLIHRHKHEMSLKFSSIKTDTAFTDQTPTPTRFLQNCEEVGLFKEIEEEFLQAEEEEKSKQTLSHNGSCCMNPQQLKSQLQHPHPQPPLHHPQTHPLQHPQCHGAMMGPSCSLAAQQALSSQSGSVITQASSTLTHSGPVPGPLSSLLYMRNRHRQPLPASLPGTLPDPAMQGASAQHMPIEKQMPCIMGIPGPVHNSSCSSPQRSKQTLGHHFQQHHPAMVTINNPVTSMGHMMEMMSQHHQAPPLQHHHHPHHPQLPTQPLAFQQQCHAPPPQHLGSPHRHLPQAHQAPPPHLHQGSPPAPPLSVPAELSPVAQQMQPSHLSHSQHAMQGASDSCSSGGGGGGNRRRRTAEQDPDERRQKFLERNRAAATRCRQKRKVWVSSLEKKAEELTHTNLQLQNEVTSLRSEVGQLKQILLTHKDCPVTARQREAQGYPTAGVSPGGSPTPVGPGSHLQAVQHNSISTSSTAGGNTGHNPKPGR; this is translated from the exons ATGGCAACCTTGAGACGTAGTAA GCTTTTGTATGACATGAATGACAAACAGGACAGGCCTTATATGTGCGGCGCCCCGGGCTGCTCTCAG CGCTTCCAGTTAGAAGAGCATCTGCTCATCCACAGACACAAGCATGAGATGTCCCTCAAGTTCTCCTCCATCAAGACGGATACGGCTTTTACAG ACCAGACTCCAACGCCAACACGGTTTTTGCAGAACTGTGAAGAGGTTGGTTTGTTCAAGGAGATAGAGGAAGAGTTTCTTCaagcagaagaagaggaaaagagcAAACAG ACGCTTTCTCATAATGGGTCGTGCTGTATGAACCCACAGCAGCTGAAATCgcagct CCAGCACCCTCATCCCCAGCCACCGCTGCACCATCCCCAGACCCATCCGTTGCAGCACCCTCAGTGTCATGGCGCCATGATGGGCCCCAGCTGCAGCCTGGCTGCCCAGCAAGCTCTGTCCTCGCAGTCCGGTTCAGTCATCACCCAGGCTTCTTCCACCCTCACACACTCAGG GCCGGTTCCCGGGCCGCTGTCGTCCCTCCTTTATATGCggaacagacacagacaaccGCTGCCAGCCTCTTTACCTGGCACCCTGCCAGACCCCGCCATGCAAGGGGCATCTGCCCAGCACATGCCC ATAGAGAAGCAAATGCCGTGTATAATGGGTATACCAGGTCCTGTACACAACTCCTCCTGTTCCTCGCCTCAG AGATCCAAACAGACGCTAGGCCATCATTTCCAACAGCACCACCCAGCAATGGTCACCATCAACAACCCTGTGACGTCCATGGGTCATATGATGGAGATGATGTCACAGCATCATCAGGCACCTCCACTACAACATCACCATCATCCCCATCATCCACAGCTTCCAACTCAGCCCCTCGCCTTTCAACAGCAATGCCATGCTCCACCTCCGCAACATCTGGGAAGCCCCCACCGCCACCTTCCTCAGGCTCACCAAGCACCCCCTCCCCATCTGCACCAGGGTTCGCCTCCTGCACCTCCCCTGTCTGTTCCAGCAGAG ttATCACCAGTTGCACAGCAGATGCAGCCCTCCCATCTATCCCACTCCCAGCATGCAATGCAAGGGGCAAGTGACAGCTGCAGCagtggaggagggggaggcGGCAACCGCCGCAGGAGGACGGCAGAGCAGGACCCTGACGAGCGCAGGCAGAAATTTCTGGAGCGTAACCGGGCCGCAGCCACCCGTTGCCGACAGAAGAGGAAAGTGTGGGTGTCATCGCTGGAGAAGAAAGCTGAAGAGTTGACGCATACAAACCTGCAGCTACAG aacgAGGTCACCTCATTGAGGTCGGAGGTGGGTCAACTGAAGCAGATTCTGCTCACCCACAAAGACTGTCCTGTCACCGCCCGGCAGAGAGAGGCACAGGGGTACCCCA cTGCAGGGGTGAGCCCAGGAGGAAGTCCCACCCCTGTAGGCCCTGGGTCTCATCTGCAGGCCGTCCAACACAATAGTATCTCCACCTCCTCGACAGCTGGAGGCAACACAGGGCACAACCCCAAGCCTGGACGCTAG
- the LOC116702071 gene encoding cyclic AMP-responsive element-binding protein 5 isoform X5, translated as MATLRRSKLLYDMNDKQDRPYMCGAPGCSQRFQLEEHLLIHRHKHEMSLKFSSIKTDTAFTDQTPTPTRFLQNCEEVGLFKEIEEEFLQAEEEEKSKQTLSHNGSCCMNPQQLKSQLQHPHPQHPHPQHPHPQPPLHHPQTHPLQHPQCHGAMMGPSCSLAAQQALSSQSGSVITQASSTLTHSGPVPGPLSSLLYMRNRHRQPLPASLPGTLPDPAMQGASAQHMPIEKQMPCIMGIPGPVHNSSCSSPQRSKQTLGHHFQQHHPAMVTINNPVTSMGHMMEMMSQHHQAPPLQHHHHPHHPQLPTQPLAFQQQCHAPPPQHLGSPHRHLPQAHQAPPPHLHQGSPPAPPLSVPAELSPVAQQMQPSHLSHSQHAMQGASDSCSSGGGGGGNRRRRTAEQDPDERRQKFLERNRAAATRCRQKRKVWVSSLEKKAEELTHTNLQLQNEVTSLRSEVGQLKQILLTHKDCPVTARQREAQGYPTVSVSSCRGEPRRKSHPCRPWVSSAGRPTQ; from the exons ATGGCAACCTTGAGACGTAGTAA GCTTTTGTATGACATGAATGACAAACAGGACAGGCCTTATATGTGCGGCGCCCCGGGCTGCTCTCAG CGCTTCCAGTTAGAAGAGCATCTGCTCATCCACAGACACAAGCATGAGATGTCCCTCAAGTTCTCCTCCATCAAGACGGATACGGCTTTTACAG ACCAGACTCCAACGCCAACACGGTTTTTGCAGAACTGTGAAGAGGTTGGTTTGTTCAAGGAGATAGAGGAAGAGTTTCTTCaagcagaagaagaggaaaagagcAAACAG ACGCTTTCTCATAATGGGTCGTGCTGTATGAACCCACAGCAGCTGAAATCgcagctccagcaccctcatccCCAGCACCCTCATCCCCAGCACCCTCATCCCCAGCCACCGCTGCACCATCCCCAGACCCATCCGTTGCAGCACCCTCAGTGTCATGGCGCCATGATGGGCCCCAGCTGCAGCCTGGCTGCCCAGCAAGCTCTGTCCTCGCAGTCCGGTTCAGTCATCACCCAGGCTTCTTCCACCCTCACACACTCAGG GCCGGTTCCCGGGCCGCTGTCGTCCCTCCTTTATATGCggaacagacacagacaaccGCTGCCAGCCTCTTTACCTGGCACCCTGCCAGACCCCGCCATGCAAGGGGCATCTGCCCAGCACATGCCC ATAGAGAAGCAAATGCCGTGTATAATGGGTATACCAGGTCCTGTACACAACTCCTCCTGTTCCTCGCCTCAG AGATCCAAACAGACGCTAGGCCATCATTTCCAACAGCACCACCCAGCAATGGTCACCATCAACAACCCTGTGACGTCCATGGGTCATATGATGGAGATGATGTCACAGCATCATCAGGCACCTCCACTACAACATCACCATCATCCCCATCATCCACAGCTTCCAACTCAGCCCCTCGCCTTTCAACAGCAATGCCATGCTCCACCTCCGCAACATCTGGGAAGCCCCCACCGCCACCTTCCTCAGGCTCACCAAGCACCCCCTCCCCATCTGCACCAGGGTTCGCCTCCTGCACCTCCCCTGTCTGTTCCAGCAGAG ttATCACCAGTTGCACAGCAGATGCAGCCCTCCCATCTATCCCACTCCCAGCATGCAATGCAAGGGGCAAGTGACAGCTGCAGCagtggaggagggggaggcGGCAACCGCCGCAGGAGGACGGCAGAGCAGGACCCTGACGAGCGCAGGCAGAAATTTCTGGAGCGTAACCGGGCCGCAGCCACCCGTTGCCGACAGAAGAGGAAAGTGTGGGTGTCATCGCTGGAGAAGAAAGCTGAAGAGTTGACGCATACAAACCTGCAGCTACAG aacgAGGTCACCTCATTGAGGTCGGAGGTGGGTCAACTGAAGCAGATTCTGCTCACCCACAAAGACTGTCCTGTCACCGCCCGGCAGAGAGAGGCACAGGGGTACCCCA ctgtctctgtgtccagcTGCAGGGGTGAGCCCAGGAGGAAGTCCCACCCCTGTAGGCCCTGGGTCTCATCTGCAGGCCGTCCAACACAATAG
- the LOC116702071 gene encoding cyclic AMP-responsive element-binding protein 5 isoform X1 produces the protein MATLRRSKLLYDMNDKQDRPYMCGAPGCSQRFQLEEHLLIHRHKHEMSLKFSSIKTDTAFTDQTPTPTRFLQNCEEVGLFKEIEEEFLQAEEEEKSKQTLSHNGSCCMNPQQLKSQLQHPHPQHPHPQHPHPQPPLHHPQTHPLQHPQCHGAMMGPSCSLAAQQALSSQSGSVITQASSTLTHSGPVPGPLSSLLYMRNRHRQPLPASLPGTLPDPAMQGASAQHMPIEKQMPCIMGIPGPVHNSSCSSPQRSKQTLGHHFQQHHPAMVTINNPVTSMGHMMEMMSQHHQAPPLQHHHHPHHPQLPTQPLAFQQQCHAPPPQHLGSPHRHLPQAHQAPPPHLHQGSPPAPPLSVPAELSPVAQQMQPSHLSHSQHAMQGASDSCSSGGGGGGNRRRRTAEQDPDERRQKFLERNRAAATRCRQKRKVWVSSLEKKAEELTHTNLQLQNEVTSLRSEVGQLKQILLTHKDCPVTARQREAQGYPTAGVSPGGSPTPVGPGSHLQAVQHNSISTSSTAGGNTGHNPKPGR, from the exons ATGGCAACCTTGAGACGTAGTAA GCTTTTGTATGACATGAATGACAAACAGGACAGGCCTTATATGTGCGGCGCCCCGGGCTGCTCTCAG CGCTTCCAGTTAGAAGAGCATCTGCTCATCCACAGACACAAGCATGAGATGTCCCTCAAGTTCTCCTCCATCAAGACGGATACGGCTTTTACAG ACCAGACTCCAACGCCAACACGGTTTTTGCAGAACTGTGAAGAGGTTGGTTTGTTCAAGGAGATAGAGGAAGAGTTTCTTCaagcagaagaagaggaaaagagcAAACAG ACGCTTTCTCATAATGGGTCGTGCTGTATGAACCCACAGCAGCTGAAATCgcagctccagcaccctcatccCCAGCACCCTCATCCCCAGCACCCTCATCCCCAGCCACCGCTGCACCATCCCCAGACCCATCCGTTGCAGCACCCTCAGTGTCATGGCGCCATGATGGGCCCCAGCTGCAGCCTGGCTGCCCAGCAAGCTCTGTCCTCGCAGTCCGGTTCAGTCATCACCCAGGCTTCTTCCACCCTCACACACTCAGG GCCGGTTCCCGGGCCGCTGTCGTCCCTCCTTTATATGCggaacagacacagacaaccGCTGCCAGCCTCTTTACCTGGCACCCTGCCAGACCCCGCCATGCAAGGGGCATCTGCCCAGCACATGCCC ATAGAGAAGCAAATGCCGTGTATAATGGGTATACCAGGTCCTGTACACAACTCCTCCTGTTCCTCGCCTCAG AGATCCAAACAGACGCTAGGCCATCATTTCCAACAGCACCACCCAGCAATGGTCACCATCAACAACCCTGTGACGTCCATGGGTCATATGATGGAGATGATGTCACAGCATCATCAGGCACCTCCACTACAACATCACCATCATCCCCATCATCCACAGCTTCCAACTCAGCCCCTCGCCTTTCAACAGCAATGCCATGCTCCACCTCCGCAACATCTGGGAAGCCCCCACCGCCACCTTCCTCAGGCTCACCAAGCACCCCCTCCCCATCTGCACCAGGGTTCGCCTCCTGCACCTCCCCTGTCTGTTCCAGCAGAG ttATCACCAGTTGCACAGCAGATGCAGCCCTCCCATCTATCCCACTCCCAGCATGCAATGCAAGGGGCAAGTGACAGCTGCAGCagtggaggagggggaggcGGCAACCGCCGCAGGAGGACGGCAGAGCAGGACCCTGACGAGCGCAGGCAGAAATTTCTGGAGCGTAACCGGGCCGCAGCCACCCGTTGCCGACAGAAGAGGAAAGTGTGGGTGTCATCGCTGGAGAAGAAAGCTGAAGAGTTGACGCATACAAACCTGCAGCTACAG aacgAGGTCACCTCATTGAGGTCGGAGGTGGGTCAACTGAAGCAGATTCTGCTCACCCACAAAGACTGTCCTGTCACCGCCCGGCAGAGAGAGGCACAGGGGTACCCCA cTGCAGGGGTGAGCCCAGGAGGAAGTCCCACCCCTGTAGGCCCTGGGTCTCATCTGCAGGCCGTCCAACACAATAGTATCTCCACCTCCTCGACAGCTGGAGGCAACACAGGGCACAACCCCAAGCCTGGACGCTAG
- the LOC116702071 gene encoding cyclic AMP-responsive element-binding protein 5 isoform X2: protein MATLRRSKLLYDMNDKQDRPYMCGAPGCSQRFQLEEHLLIHRHKHEMSLKFSSIKTDTAFTDQTPTPTRFLQNCEEVGLFKEIEEEFLQAEEEEKSKQTLSHNGSCCMNPQQLKSQLQHPHPQHPHPQHPHPQPPLHHPQTHPLQHPQCHGAMMGPSCSLAAQQALSSQSGSVITQASSTLTHSGPVPGPLSSLLYMRNRHRQPLPASLPGTLPDPAMQGASAQHMPIEKQMPCIMGIPGPVHNSSCSSPQRSKQTLGHHFQQHHPAMVTINNPVTSMGHMMEMMSQHHQAPPLQHHHHPHHPQLPTQPLAFQQQCHAPPPQHLGSPHRHLPQAHQAPPPHLHQGSPPAPPLSVPAELSPVAQQMQPSHLSHSQHAMQGASDSCSSGGGGGGNRRRRTAEQDPDERRQKFLERNRAAATRCRQKRKVWVSSLEKKAEELTHTNLQLQNEVTSLRSEVGQLKQILLTHKDCPVTARQREAQGYPRVSPGGSPTPVGPGSHLQAVQHNSISTSSTAGGNTGHNPKPGR, encoded by the exons ATGGCAACCTTGAGACGTAGTAA GCTTTTGTATGACATGAATGACAAACAGGACAGGCCTTATATGTGCGGCGCCCCGGGCTGCTCTCAG CGCTTCCAGTTAGAAGAGCATCTGCTCATCCACAGACACAAGCATGAGATGTCCCTCAAGTTCTCCTCCATCAAGACGGATACGGCTTTTACAG ACCAGACTCCAACGCCAACACGGTTTTTGCAGAACTGTGAAGAGGTTGGTTTGTTCAAGGAGATAGAGGAAGAGTTTCTTCaagcagaagaagaggaaaagagcAAACAG ACGCTTTCTCATAATGGGTCGTGCTGTATGAACCCACAGCAGCTGAAATCgcagctccagcaccctcatccCCAGCACCCTCATCCCCAGCACCCTCATCCCCAGCCACCGCTGCACCATCCCCAGACCCATCCGTTGCAGCACCCTCAGTGTCATGGCGCCATGATGGGCCCCAGCTGCAGCCTGGCTGCCCAGCAAGCTCTGTCCTCGCAGTCCGGTTCAGTCATCACCCAGGCTTCTTCCACCCTCACACACTCAGG GCCGGTTCCCGGGCCGCTGTCGTCCCTCCTTTATATGCggaacagacacagacaaccGCTGCCAGCCTCTTTACCTGGCACCCTGCCAGACCCCGCCATGCAAGGGGCATCTGCCCAGCACATGCCC ATAGAGAAGCAAATGCCGTGTATAATGGGTATACCAGGTCCTGTACACAACTCCTCCTGTTCCTCGCCTCAG AGATCCAAACAGACGCTAGGCCATCATTTCCAACAGCACCACCCAGCAATGGTCACCATCAACAACCCTGTGACGTCCATGGGTCATATGATGGAGATGATGTCACAGCATCATCAGGCACCTCCACTACAACATCACCATCATCCCCATCATCCACAGCTTCCAACTCAGCCCCTCGCCTTTCAACAGCAATGCCATGCTCCACCTCCGCAACATCTGGGAAGCCCCCACCGCCACCTTCCTCAGGCTCACCAAGCACCCCCTCCCCATCTGCACCAGGGTTCGCCTCCTGCACCTCCCCTGTCTGTTCCAGCAGAG ttATCACCAGTTGCACAGCAGATGCAGCCCTCCCATCTATCCCACTCCCAGCATGCAATGCAAGGGGCAAGTGACAGCTGCAGCagtggaggagggggaggcGGCAACCGCCGCAGGAGGACGGCAGAGCAGGACCCTGACGAGCGCAGGCAGAAATTTCTGGAGCGTAACCGGGCCGCAGCCACCCGTTGCCGACAGAAGAGGAAAGTGTGGGTGTCATCGCTGGAGAAGAAAGCTGAAGAGTTGACGCATACAAACCTGCAGCTACAG aacgAGGTCACCTCATTGAGGTCGGAGGTGGGTCAACTGAAGCAGATTCTGCTCACCCACAAAGACTGTCCTGTCACCGCCCGGCAGAGAGAGGCACAGGGGTACCCCA GGGTGAGCCCAGGAGGAAGTCCCACCCCTGTAGGCCCTGGGTCTCATCTGCAGGCCGTCCAACACAATAGTATCTCCACCTCCTCGACAGCTGGAGGCAACACAGGGCACAACCCCAAGCCTGGACGCTAG
- the LOC116702071 gene encoding cyclic AMP-responsive element-binding protein 5 isoform X4, which yields MNDKQDRPYMCGAPGCSQRFQLEEHLLIHRHKHEMSLKFSSIKTDTAFTDQTPTPTRFLQNCEEVGLFKEIEEEFLQAEEEEKSKQTLSHNGSCCMNPQQLKSQLQHPHPQHPHPQHPHPQPPLHHPQTHPLQHPQCHGAMMGPSCSLAAQQALSSQSGSVITQASSTLTHSGPVPGPLSSLLYMRNRHRQPLPASLPGTLPDPAMQGASAQHMPIEKQMPCIMGIPGPVHNSSCSSPQRSKQTLGHHFQQHHPAMVTINNPVTSMGHMMEMMSQHHQAPPLQHHHHPHHPQLPTQPLAFQQQCHAPPPQHLGSPHRHLPQAHQAPPPHLHQGSPPAPPLSVPAELSPVAQQMQPSHLSHSQHAMQGASDSCSSGGGGGGNRRRRTAEQDPDERRQKFLERNRAAATRCRQKRKVWVSSLEKKAEELTHTNLQLQNEVTSLRSEVGQLKQILLTHKDCPVTARQREAQGYPTAGVSPGGSPTPVGPGSHLQAVQHNSISTSSTAGGNTGHNPKPGR from the exons ATGAATGACAAACAGGACAGGCCTTATATGTGCGGCGCCCCGGGCTGCTCTCAG CGCTTCCAGTTAGAAGAGCATCTGCTCATCCACAGACACAAGCATGAGATGTCCCTCAAGTTCTCCTCCATCAAGACGGATACGGCTTTTACAG ACCAGACTCCAACGCCAACACGGTTTTTGCAGAACTGTGAAGAGGTTGGTTTGTTCAAGGAGATAGAGGAAGAGTTTCTTCaagcagaagaagaggaaaagagcAAACAG ACGCTTTCTCATAATGGGTCGTGCTGTATGAACCCACAGCAGCTGAAATCgcagctccagcaccctcatccCCAGCACCCTCATCCCCAGCACCCTCATCCCCAGCCACCGCTGCACCATCCCCAGACCCATCCGTTGCAGCACCCTCAGTGTCATGGCGCCATGATGGGCCCCAGCTGCAGCCTGGCTGCCCAGCAAGCTCTGTCCTCGCAGTCCGGTTCAGTCATCACCCAGGCTTCTTCCACCCTCACACACTCAGG GCCGGTTCCCGGGCCGCTGTCGTCCCTCCTTTATATGCggaacagacacagacaaccGCTGCCAGCCTCTTTACCTGGCACCCTGCCAGACCCCGCCATGCAAGGGGCATCTGCCCAGCACATGCCC ATAGAGAAGCAAATGCCGTGTATAATGGGTATACCAGGTCCTGTACACAACTCCTCCTGTTCCTCGCCTCAG AGATCCAAACAGACGCTAGGCCATCATTTCCAACAGCACCACCCAGCAATGGTCACCATCAACAACCCTGTGACGTCCATGGGTCATATGATGGAGATGATGTCACAGCATCATCAGGCACCTCCACTACAACATCACCATCATCCCCATCATCCACAGCTTCCAACTCAGCCCCTCGCCTTTCAACAGCAATGCCATGCTCCACCTCCGCAACATCTGGGAAGCCCCCACCGCCACCTTCCTCAGGCTCACCAAGCACCCCCTCCCCATCTGCACCAGGGTTCGCCTCCTGCACCTCCCCTGTCTGTTCCAGCAGAG ttATCACCAGTTGCACAGCAGATGCAGCCCTCCCATCTATCCCACTCCCAGCATGCAATGCAAGGGGCAAGTGACAGCTGCAGCagtggaggagggggaggcGGCAACCGCCGCAGGAGGACGGCAGAGCAGGACCCTGACGAGCGCAGGCAGAAATTTCTGGAGCGTAACCGGGCCGCAGCCACCCGTTGCCGACAGAAGAGGAAAGTGTGGGTGTCATCGCTGGAGAAGAAAGCTGAAGAGTTGACGCATACAAACCTGCAGCTACAG aacgAGGTCACCTCATTGAGGTCGGAGGTGGGTCAACTGAAGCAGATTCTGCTCACCCACAAAGACTGTCCTGTCACCGCCCGGCAGAGAGAGGCACAGGGGTACCCCA cTGCAGGGGTGAGCCCAGGAGGAAGTCCCACCCCTGTAGGCCCTGGGTCTCATCTGCAGGCCGTCCAACACAATAGTATCTCCACCTCCTCGACAGCTGGAGGCAACACAGGGCACAACCCCAAGCCTGGACGCTAG
- the LOC116702071 gene encoding cyclic AMP-responsive element-binding protein 5 isoform X6: MSLKFSSIKTDTAFTDQTPTPTRFLQNCEEVGLFKEIEEEFLQAEEEEKSKQTLSHNGSCCMNPQQLKSQLQHPHPQHPHPQHPHPQPPLHHPQTHPLQHPQCHGAMMGPSCSLAAQQALSSQSGSVITQASSTLTHSGPVPGPLSSLLYMRNRHRQPLPASLPGTLPDPAMQGASAQHMPIEKQMPCIMGIPGPVHNSSCSSPQRSKQTLGHHFQQHHPAMVTINNPVTSMGHMMEMMSQHHQAPPLQHHHHPHHPQLPTQPLAFQQQCHAPPPQHLGSPHRHLPQAHQAPPPHLHQGSPPAPPLSVPAELSPVAQQMQPSHLSHSQHAMQGASDSCSSGGGGGGNRRRRTAEQDPDERRQKFLERNRAAATRCRQKRKVWVSSLEKKAEELTHTNLQLQNEVTSLRSEVGQLKQILLTHKDCPVTARQREAQGYPTAGVSPGGSPTPVGPGSHLQAVQHNSISTSSTAGGNTGHNPKPGR; this comes from the exons ATGTCCCTCAAGTTCTCCTCCATCAAGACGGATACGGCTTTTACAG ACCAGACTCCAACGCCAACACGGTTTTTGCAGAACTGTGAAGAGGTTGGTTTGTTCAAGGAGATAGAGGAAGAGTTTCTTCaagcagaagaagaggaaaagagcAAACAG ACGCTTTCTCATAATGGGTCGTGCTGTATGAACCCACAGCAGCTGAAATCgcagctccagcaccctcatccCCAGCACCCTCATCCCCAGCACCCTCATCCCCAGCCACCGCTGCACCATCCCCAGACCCATCCGTTGCAGCACCCTCAGTGTCATGGCGCCATGATGGGCCCCAGCTGCAGCCTGGCTGCCCAGCAAGCTCTGTCCTCGCAGTCCGGTTCAGTCATCACCCAGGCTTCTTCCACCCTCACACACTCAGG GCCGGTTCCCGGGCCGCTGTCGTCCCTCCTTTATATGCggaacagacacagacaaccGCTGCCAGCCTCTTTACCTGGCACCCTGCCAGACCCCGCCATGCAAGGGGCATCTGCCCAGCACATGCCC ATAGAGAAGCAAATGCCGTGTATAATGGGTATACCAGGTCCTGTACACAACTCCTCCTGTTCCTCGCCTCAG AGATCCAAACAGACGCTAGGCCATCATTTCCAACAGCACCACCCAGCAATGGTCACCATCAACAACCCTGTGACGTCCATGGGTCATATGATGGAGATGATGTCACAGCATCATCAGGCACCTCCACTACAACATCACCATCATCCCCATCATCCACAGCTTCCAACTCAGCCCCTCGCCTTTCAACAGCAATGCCATGCTCCACCTCCGCAACATCTGGGAAGCCCCCACCGCCACCTTCCTCAGGCTCACCAAGCACCCCCTCCCCATCTGCACCAGGGTTCGCCTCCTGCACCTCCCCTGTCTGTTCCAGCAGAG ttATCACCAGTTGCACAGCAGATGCAGCCCTCCCATCTATCCCACTCCCAGCATGCAATGCAAGGGGCAAGTGACAGCTGCAGCagtggaggagggggaggcGGCAACCGCCGCAGGAGGACGGCAGAGCAGGACCCTGACGAGCGCAGGCAGAAATTTCTGGAGCGTAACCGGGCCGCAGCCACCCGTTGCCGACAGAAGAGGAAAGTGTGGGTGTCATCGCTGGAGAAGAAAGCTGAAGAGTTGACGCATACAAACCTGCAGCTACAG aacgAGGTCACCTCATTGAGGTCGGAGGTGGGTCAACTGAAGCAGATTCTGCTCACCCACAAAGACTGTCCTGTCACCGCCCGGCAGAGAGAGGCACAGGGGTACCCCA cTGCAGGGGTGAGCCCAGGAGGAAGTCCCACCCCTGTAGGCCCTGGGTCTCATCTGCAGGCCGTCCAACACAATAGTATCTCCACCTCCTCGACAGCTGGAGGCAACACAGGGCACAACCCCAAGCCTGGACGCTAG